Part of the Aureitalea marina genome, CAAAAATCCTTTGAGAAAGGAGAAATTCGGTAGAAAAAAAATTATGCTGAAGAATAAGTAACCGCAGTTGAGAGGGTTACGAACTGTCATGCAAGTATACGACAATATTTTGATATGCTCCTTTATTATAATTAAAAAGAAGCGCTATTTTTGCATTCCTCAGAAGACGAATATCTATGTTCCAGCGGATTCAGACCTTGTATACGATCATTTCCCTGATTTTCACTTTAGGGCTGTATCTTTGGTTTCCGGAGATGTCTGATGAGGAGGGAACTGTAGTTCTAAACAAGAATCAACCATTGATCTTGGGCCTGTTGGCAGGCTCTGCAGTGCTTCATGTTCTTGCACTTATGAATTTTAAGAAGCGTCAGAGGCAATTTGTC contains:
- a CDS encoding DUF4293 domain-containing protein codes for the protein MFQRIQTLYTIISLIFTLGLYLWFPEMSDEEGTVVLNKNQPLILGLLAGSAVLHVLALMNFKKRQRQFVLNRLTIILNFVLLGVFVYRSLTLSGESLLSMKGIGVLFPAISIVLLAMANKAIKRDEDLVKSVDRIR